The sequence GGGGCAAACGGTCGTTTGCCCCTACCCAAATTCATGCTTCAATTCGGCAACACCCACTAACCAGCCCGGCCTACAGAGCGATCGCCCCCAGGGCCAGGGCATTCTTTACCGCCGTCTGTGGGCGAGGGCTATACATCAACTCCGTCCTCCAACCCTGCTACAGCGAGCTAGAGTCAAGACTGGCCGCCTCCTCAGGCGATTGAGGCAAGTGCAGCCCGCACTCTTGCTTGAGCCCTCTAAAGCGAGTATCGCGCTCATTGGCATCAGCATCGGTGATCGGGCGACTAGAGTGCCAGTCCCCCACCGTCACATAGCCCTTGTCAAATAGGGGGTGGTAGGGCAGGTCATGGGCCACCAGGTACTGGTAGATGTCTTTAGACGTCCATTTGAGAATCGGCAGCAGCTTGTAACGCCCTCCCTGCTGCCCCACCCGACCCAACGACTTACGGTGGTCGGTCTGGTCAGAGCGCAAACCCGTTAGCCAAGCGGTAGCCTTTAGATCGGCTAACGCCCGCTGCATAGGCTCTACCTTACGAATCTTGTCGTAACGATTGAGCGCGTCTACGTCATGCTGTTCCCACAGGCGACCGTGGAGCGCCTCCATGCGGGCAGGGCTCAGAGGCGACTGGTAGACCTGAAGATTGAGGTTGAGGCGCTGCGATAACTCATCGGCAAAGCGGTAGGTTTCTACCGGCAAGTAGCCCGTATCGACCCAAATGACCGGAAT is a genomic window of Nodosilinea sp. E11 containing:
- a CDS encoding phosphoadenylyl-sulfate reductase → MSDAALLPSKMQAAPVLDLNAINREWEDADATSLVQWGHDTFKDGLVMSTSFGIQSAVMLHLVTQVVPAIPVIWVDTGYLPVETYRFADELSQRLNLNLQVYQSPLSPARMEALHGRLWEQHDVDALNRYDKIRKVEPMQRALADLKATAWLTGLRSDQTDHRKSLGRVGQQGGRYKLLPILKWTSKDIYQYLVAHDLPYHPLFDKGYVTVGDWHSSRPITDADANERDTRFRGLKQECGLHLPQSPEEAASLDSSSL